AAACGGCATCAAATATAACAGTGATAAAgggaaatatttcattgttgaTACCGTTTGACGATATTCTTtcagtaagtaaatatttattatttaataatgattatgaaGTAGTAGGACATACTTCATCAactagattataaataataacttacaaaactaacttattataaaatataaaatgatgatattttatttatccgaTTTTAATTGACcgatattgttaattaatcatacaattttcgaatagaaaatataacatatcgtaatagatacaatatatttaaaacaatacttatctattttttcctcgcaaaatacattaattacaattaggtacaataaattttaaaaaaatacctatatttccCCCCGCggatacattaattattataatataaagtgtaCTAGAGTGTTCTGTTGATCAAATAGTTGTAgtcaatcatattaatatattattttattttatgattgagttgaaaaacaacttttaattCATACTTGACTTGTAGTATAACAactatcaccttaaatattattatatttttaaatagattgatATAAACGCCGCTTCTTGGAGTTTAATCGGCGGTTGGAAACCAAATTCGatagtttatttatcaaaGAATGCGTGTAATAGTTTGAAAAAGATCGCAGGAAAAGCAtggtattcaataattaaagctTTTAACATTCCTACAACTAGCTGTCCACTTCCTTcggtaatgtattaaaaatttaattaattaaataatttttatatttagtatggaTTAAATTAACGTCGAAAATGTGAAGTCACCgacattatattcaaaaaatacccatcacaatattaatttattctcatATGACCTATGATAAAggtaactattataactagGTACATGCAACTATTGAAAGTCAAAAAGAACAAAGAAtagtctataaaaattataaaaaccattttattgaAGACATTGAATTTGCACttcaatacaatatagttGGCCTGGAGTGAACCACGTCATCAATAAAGTCACTGTACAATTATACGTGatacaattttagtaaatGATCGTATgccattgtatatatttatatgacttaattaatattaatactgatCTTACCTGCCAATTGGTTATGCACTTATGTTTATGACTTTAAGGGGCCTCGCtacacttattatttagaGGAAAACATTTAGGCAATTCACAATCTCGTTTTATATGCCCGAGATCTATGTGTTAGTAAAGTTGCAAATGATAATTAGTGTAAGTGAAATACAGTGTGGGTTCCGGCTGAAATCATCGACGGTTGCCACTCTCGTACGCGCATGCACATGTCAATAACtcgatatcaataaaaattcactATACGAATTTTAAGACAACTTACACTTGttgatttgacaaaattaaagttaattaacGTGGTCCGATCTttattctgaaaaaatatttaaattcagcaGAAAAATGTCTGTAGATCGTATGAAACATtctggttttaattttaaatttaaaatttaatattataatttgaaaaaatttatatttttaagtttttattaccactttattagaatataagatTCCGTACGATCTATAGACAATTTTCTGCTGAGTTCAgaattttttcagatttaaaaTCGGACATCTTaaactaactttaattttgtcaaaactttACGTCTTTTAAGCTCAAATTTAGCGAGGCCCCTTAACggtttttaatctaatatcTGTATAATTGCctgcattgtattattatatataatgaatcaTACTCAGatagtaaaatactattataatctaGTCGGCGGCGACCAGTTTACTTCGAACGTTGGACAGATAACACCCACGGGTACCCATTTGTCAAAAGTTCATAACCTATCTGTATTCCTGCTGTGTTATTGAAACACGCCCATGTGCATTGTGTAGTAGCCAGCCGCCAACAGTGTTTCTTATATTGAATAGAGTATAGTGTTTATAgaagtgttaattttttaatgtttaagggcatctacagtttttaatttacatgatattgtataatattttgaatctaTCTTTTTTCAAAACTCACTCTAATAATAGAGCTAActcttattattgtaaaaaaaactcgtGTGTGTGTTACCAGTACGCGCGCGGGAAGTTAAACTTCTTTTGAACGGTACTCACTGAGTGAGTGAAAAAGAAAGTAAGGCATGGATAGAATGGGGTAATGAGGATAATAAAGaaagaaaagaaattataatacgtaatattattattattatgtgatattatgtatatgacgTACTGATACGCTTCGCACCGCCGCCCTGACGACCGTATGAAATCATCTCGGACGATCATTccgtttttatctaaatatttttctcattaatattattgttgagtattctttgtttaataacccAACCAAAAATACTGTCGCTTAATGACACAACccatgtttacaaaatacagCTACGACAATCCGCGGCTGCGCACAACGACATGTCCGTGTTTGCGTTCGTACGGCCGCCCGTTCGCTTTTTTTTTCCTCACTACCCTGCGTAAAGAAGTTTAACTtcaataatggttttgaaaattgtagatTCGacacatgtataattaatctTCATTTTTCAgggtacatatattacatcaGGGCTGGACTTGAAGGAACTTGaagataatcataattttccaAAGGTgtatttttatggaaaatataaatttacgttcaaaataaaaagtgtaaaaaataaagtagttTTTTGCAGCATATTAGAATTGAGTCTTATACGACCATGGGAAAAACCAATTTGAAGTtattctacaaaataataatacattacattattctCATAGTAAATGTAACACTGACTTtacttaagttttttaatttattatctgatATCAAAAAAtggcaataaatttatttttattctcttaTTCaccagaaatatttataaaaaatccacgttttaaaaaatcaacatttatttttataaatattttttttttttttaatttataaatgtgattAACTTAGTTAA
This genomic stretch from Rhopalosiphum maidis isolate BTI-1 chromosome 3, ASM367621v3, whole genome shotgun sequence harbors:
- the LOC113558907 gene encoding uncharacterized protein LOC113558907; this translates as MIIVKLFLLIGYFYLIKSKTVFMHNLPLGEYRTIFEKMYSCPSTDLIKFNTYFSKTASNITVIKGNISLLIPFDDILSIDINAASWSLIGGWKPNSIVYLSKNACNSLKKIAGKAWYSIIKAFNIPTTSCPLPSGTYITSGLDLKELEDNHNFPKVYFYGKYKFTFKIKSVKNKVVFCSILELSLIRPWEKPI